A window from Telopea speciosissima isolate NSW1024214 ecotype Mountain lineage chromosome 8, Tspe_v1, whole genome shotgun sequence encodes these proteins:
- the LOC122672114 gene encoding protein ATAF2-like, with protein sequence MASQFMNSSKIPRQHKGKQQQHQQRPAIFPSGYRFCPSESELLLNYLRNKILGLPLPCDVIKEVEIYRFNLDQFTRMIVEFTDGNGEDSYFFTITDPKNRVGGRPSRTTSDGYWKATSGDVEVLFHGVTIGYKKNLVLYIGKGNTARKTNWIMHEYKLNYRLLLSDDQRKALDSQMKNCVLCRIRDKKDFSRVNRIETIQETSTRTSLMESLKREPEDEEFYTGLMTEKDHETKEKSTKRPEQHDHNEIQISEEHGEGMEELEEIEEASTKTCSWNSVMENLKRQRENDYEMKKERAKRPKHHDSNETQINVEYREGMEELEGIEEASTKTWSAVPVVRHHLKVFTTRDISENFVLTVVTLYILTM encoded by the exons ATGGCCAGCCAGTTCATGAATTCTTCGAAAATCCCTCGTCAACACAAGggaaaacaacaacaacatcaacagCGGCCAGCCATCTTTCCTTCCGGCTATCGTTTCTGTCCGTCGGAATCTGAGTTGTTGCTTAATTATCTCAGAAACAAGATTCTTGGTTTACCTCTACCTTGTGACGTTATCAAAGAAGTTGAGATTTATCGTTTTAATCTCGATCAGTTTACCAGAA TGATAGTTGAATTTACGGATGGTAACGGAGAAGATTCATATTTCTTCACAATTACTGATCCGAAAAATCGTGTTGGGGGCCGACCAAGTCGAACAACAAGTGATGGTTATTGGAAGGCTACTAGTGGGGATGTCGAAGTATTGTTCCATGGTGTGACTATTGGCTACAAGAAGAACTTGGTCTTATATATTGGGAAAGGAAATACAGCAAGGAAAACCAattggatcatgcatgaatatAAGCTTAATTATCGTCTATTATTATCGGATGATCAAAGAAAAGCCTTGGATAGCCAG ATGAAAAATTGTGTGTTATGTAGAATCCGAGACAAGAAGGATTTCAGCAGGGTCAATAGAATAGAAACCATACAAGAAACAAGTACTAGAACCAGCTTAATGGAAAGTCTCAAGAGGGAaccagaagatgaagaattCTACACTGGTTTAATGACAGAAAAGGATCATGAAACGAAGGAAAAAAGCACGAAAAGACCGGAGCAGCATGATCATAATGAGATACAAATTAGTGAAGAACATggagaaggaatggaagagTTGGAAGAGATAGAAGAAGCCTCAACCAAAACATGTAGTTGGAATAGTGTAATGGAAAATCTTAAGAGGCAACGAGAAAATGATTatgaaatgaagaaagaaagagcgAAAAGACCGAAGCATCATGATAGTAATGAGACACAAATTAATGTAGAATACAGAGAAGGAATGGAAGAGCTGGAAGGGATAGAAGAAGCCTCAACCAAAACAT GGTCTGCAGtaccg GTAGTTAGGCATCACCTTAAAGTGTTCACAACTAGAGATATAAGTGAGAATTTTGTTCTCACAGTTGTCACACTGTATATTCTCACAATGTGA